One part of the Treponema peruense genome encodes these proteins:
- a CDS encoding alpha-amylase family glycosyl hydrolase codes for MNKSYNEFHISRKVRKECAFSESMFSSSGNVIFANLKAVQEFQTKLNSLFDKNGEPQKKVSAGSLNAMGLIDEIFHYVCMIFRRDKAPDSFKNLLEDLDTYFGSEKVNDLLLEFMEQFPPVAVYRNEITAQDYLSQTCMDEGTKKPRTNREQVLEELVLLHLANENPAFHPFQILFDDTELSKNADYIKTWNQIKAFFLTQPVFGPKNNDLISMLKEPVVASPTSLKGQLDYIRTHWTTLLGEWLIKLLLAGMDTISEEEKAAWHPTNGGSPDMAPYSYDNLMKEYERFSPDREWMPKVVLMAKTVLVWLYQLSKKYNRDINRLDQIPDEELDALRDEGFTGLWLIGLWERSYASKRIKQINGNPEAAASAYSLLDYEIASNLGGWPALENLRYRCWVRGIRLASDMVPNHTGMDGKWVIEHPDLFITTKECPFPSYTFNGENLSQDSRVSIYLEDHYYSKSDCAVCFKRVDNQTGDVTYIYHGNDGTGMPWNDTAQIDFLNPEAREAVMQQILKVARNFPIIRFDAAMVLAKKHIRRLWYPEPGHGGDIASRSRYALSSQEFEARIPNEFWREVVDRCAAEMPDTLLLAEAFWMMEGYFTRTLGMHRVYNSAFMNMLKKEENQKYRDTIKNTIKFDPQILKRFVNFMNNPDEETAVAQFGRGDKYFGVCTLMITMPGLPMFGHGQLEGFEEKYGMEYTRAYKDEQPDEGLMQRHRHDIFPLLHKRYLFAQIENFLFYDVWNNGSVNENIFAYSNSVGNERTIVFYNNKYESASGWIKQSCEYAVKTGPGESDVRTESKSLSEAMGLTYGQNHFCIFREHKAGLWFVRKSDDIINGGMFVGLNGFEYQVYLDVQQVEDTADGKYAKLNELLNGSGTKDLDAAWLEYRYKELYASLKKFLTAEFISALREIFASDTEGGSKKKKNATAKTVCAAVKEAALEYYTLEAEFASKEISADDTTASQKKTRKTAKITETTAEQRFDAFCKQVEFLAKAVKPVAKDKASDKTTEANTAFADLIKEGLNLYKDAPAIIVASAAVLSAGNENCLKWGYTRKLAEILSKTGTDENYASNILERIFTFTGIRDMNFAASGFVKSTYETAKLLALSEHSGLLSGANEFGGTKWFNKERMEETLWYGTTVLITASAKILREQMFRLYRTLSAALEKSEYKCENFVESVKPKKVAKVTAKKAAPAKTKATGKTKSAGSALASKKSSKDSKN; via the coding sequence ATGAACAAATCCTACAATGAATTCCACATAAGCCGCAAGGTACGAAAGGAATGTGCATTTTCTGAATCAATGTTTTCATCTTCTGGAAACGTTATTTTCGCCAACTTAAAGGCTGTACAGGAATTCCAGACCAAACTGAACAGCCTGTTTGACAAAAACGGCGAACCGCAGAAAAAAGTTTCCGCAGGAAGTCTTAACGCAATGGGTCTAATTGATGAAATTTTCCATTACGTATGCATGATTTTCAGAAGGGACAAGGCACCCGATTCATTCAAAAATCTTCTTGAAGATCTGGACACTTATTTTGGCTCAGAAAAAGTAAACGACCTTCTTCTTGAATTCATGGAACAGTTTCCGCCAGTTGCAGTTTACCGCAATGAAATTACTGCACAGGACTATCTGTCACAGACATGCATGGACGAAGGAACAAAAAAGCCGCGCACCAACCGCGAGCAGGTTCTTGAAGAACTGGTGCTTCTTCATCTTGCAAACGAAAACCCCGCATTCCACCCGTTCCAGATTCTTTTTGATGACACTGAACTTTCAAAGAATGCAGATTATATAAAGACATGGAATCAGATTAAAGCTTTCTTTCTTACACAGCCGGTGTTCGGTCCCAAAAACAATGATCTTATTTCAATGCTTAAGGAACCTGTTGTTGCTTCCCCTACTTCTCTTAAAGGACAGCTCGACTATATACGCACACACTGGACTACACTTCTTGGCGAATGGCTCATAAAACTTCTTCTTGCCGGAATGGATACTATCAGCGAAGAAGAAAAGGCTGCCTGGCACCCGACAAACGGCGGTTCCCCTGACATGGCGCCTTATTCCTACGACAATCTCATGAAGGAATACGAAAGGTTCAGCCCCGACCGCGAATGGATGCCAAAGGTCGTTCTCATGGCAAAAACGGTTCTTGTCTGGCTCTACCAGCTTTCAAAGAAATACAACCGCGACATTAACCGTCTGGACCAGATTCCTGACGAAGAACTGGACGCACTCAGGGACGAAGGCTTTACGGGACTTTGGCTCATTGGTCTTTGGGAAAGAAGTTATGCCAGCAAAAGAATAAAGCAGATTAACGGAAACCCCGAAGCGGCGGCTTCTGCATACAGTCTTTTGGACTACGAAATTGCTTCAAACCTTGGCGGATGGCCTGCACTTGAAAATCTGCGCTACAGATGCTGGGTTCGCGGAATAAGACTCGCAAGCGACATGGTACCAAACCACACCGGAATGGACGGAAAATGGGTCATAGAACATCCCGATCTGTTTATAACAACAAAGGAATGCCCGTTCCCCAGTTATACGTTCAACGGAGAAAACTTAAGTCAGGATAGTCGCGTTTCAATTTACCTTGAAGACCACTACTATTCAAAAAGTGACTGCGCAGTCTGCTTCAAGAGAGTAGACAACCAGACAGGCGACGTTACATACATTTACCACGGTAACGACGGAACTGGAATGCCGTGGAATGACACAGCCCAGATTGACTTCCTGAATCCCGAAGCCCGTGAAGCGGTAATGCAGCAGATTCTTAAAGTTGCAAGAAACTTCCCGATTATCAGATTTGACGCAGCCATGGTTCTTGCCAAAAAGCACATACGCCGCCTCTGGTATCCCGAACCCGGACACGGAGGAGACATTGCCAGCCGCAGCCGTTACGCACTTTCTTCGCAGGAATTCGAAGCACGCATACCGAACGAATTCTGGCGCGAAGTTGTAGACCGCTGCGCCGCCGAAATGCCCGACACTCTTCTTCTTGCAGAGGCTTTCTGGATGATGGAAGGTTACTTTACAAGAACACTGGGCATGCACCGCGTATACAACAGTGCATTCATGAATATGCTCAAAAAAGAAGAAAACCAGAAGTACCGCGACACAATAAAGAACACAATAAAGTTCGACCCTCAGATTCTCAAAAGATTCGTAAACTTCATGAACAATCCGGACGAAGAAACTGCAGTTGCCCAGTTTGGACGAGGGGACAAATATTTTGGCGTATGTACGCTTATGATAACCATGCCTGGTCTTCCAATGTTCGGCCACGGACAGCTCGAAGGCTTTGAAGAAAAATACGGAATGGAATATACCAGGGCCTACAAAGACGAACAGCCAGATGAAGGGCTCATGCAGCGCCACCGCCATGACATATTCCCGCTCCTTCACAAGAGATACCTTTTTGCACAGATAGAAAACTTCCTTTTCTACGACGTGTGGAACAACGGAAGCGTCAACGAAAATATTTTTGCCTATTCAAACAGCGTAGGTAACGAGCGCACAATCGTGTTCTATAACAACAAATACGAAAGCGCAAGCGGCTGGATAAAACAGTCCTGCGAATATGCGGTAAAAACAGGTCCCGGAGAAAGTGATGTAAGAACAGAGTCAAAATCCCTTTCAGAAGCAATGGGACTTACTTACGGTCAGAACCACTTCTGTATCTTCAGGGAACACAAGGCAGGCCTCTGGTTTGTAAGAAAAAGCGATGACATCATAAACGGCGGAATGTTTGTAGGCCTTAACGGGTTTGAATACCAGGTTTATCTTGACGTTCAGCAGGTAGAAGACACAGCAGACGGAAAATACGCAAAACTCAACGAACTTCTCAACGGAAGCGGAACAAAGGACCTTGACGCTGCATGGCTTGAATACCGCTACAAGGAACTTTATGCTTCTCTTAAAAAATTCCTTACGGCGGAATTCATTAGCGCCCTCAGGGAAATATTTGCAAGTGACACCGAGGGCGGCTCAAAGAAAAAGAAGAATGCAACTGCAAAAACTGTCTGTGCAGCAGTAAAAGAAGCAGCCCTTGAATACTACACCCTTGAAGCAGAATTTGCATCAAAGGAAATTTCTGCAGATGACACGACAGCCTCACAGAAAAAGACCAGAAAAACCGCAAAGATTACAGAAACAACTGCGGAACAAAGATTTGACGCTTTCTGCAAACAGGTCGAATTCCTTGCAAAGGCAGTAAAACCTGTTGCAAAAGACAAGGCTTCTGACAAAACAACAGAAGCAAATACAGCATTCGCAGATCTTATAAAAGAAGGCCTTAACCTGTACAAGGATGCACCTGCAATAATTGTTGCAAGTGCTGCTGTTCTGAGCGCCGGAAATGAAAACTGCCTTAAATGGGGATACACAAGAAAACTCGCAGAGATTCTTTCAAAAACCGGCACTGATGAAAATTATGCCTCAAATATTCTCGAGCGAATCTTTACTTTTACAGGAATAAGGGACATGAACTTCGCTGCATCGGGATTTGTAAAGTCAACGTACGAAACAGCAAAACTTCTTGCCTTATCTGAACATTCAGGTCTTCTTTCAGGAGCAAATGAATTTGGCGGAACAAAATGGTTCAACAAAGAGAGAATGGAAGAAACGCTCTGGTACGGAACAACAGTTCTTATAACAGCAAGCGCAAAAATCTTAAGGGAACAGATGTTCCGTCTTTACAGAACCCTTAGCGCAGCACTTGAAAAGTCAGAATACAAGTGCGAAAATTTTGTAGAGTCGGTCAAACCAAAGAAAGTTGCCAAAGTTACCGCAAAAAAGGCCGCCCCTGCAAAAACAAAGGCGACCGGTAAAACAAAATCAGCTGGTTCAGCACTTGCTTCTAAAAAATCCTCAAAAGATTCAAAGAATTAA
- a CDS encoding 4-alpha-glucanotransferase yields MKKKTGVVVPLAALFTKECPAAGDFLALKQLADFCVLSGLSVIQILPVNDTGTHSSPYSGLSAFALHPLYIRLEALPEFEAAFKNDRTFAAAYRKFQKEFKYSPRFDYNAVSSAKINILHLLYNFIEKKISSASKISEYETVRLQTEDFAKKNPWVVAYAVFKNLKDSAMQASWKSWEDSLAHMTEEQINLRWNNRVLKSSHNFFVWCQMRAAQQFSEAAEYLREKGITLKGDIPILMNEDSADCWSCPQYFNQELRAGSPPDGDNPMGQNWGFPSYNWDNIAKDNYSWWTQRIKTAAQYYDAFRIDHILGFFRIWVTSEKNTTAYLGHTSPCATVSRQTLNSLGFDDARIRWLSQPHIPTGLIQDITWNYDEAVSFLSKLCDRLGNEELWLFKKEIDGDKKIYGTEFCSDNAKNSSVKKVLGRKWNDRALIQLKENEFVPVYTYENSTAWLSLSDDEKNRLHSLFADLQKNEDELWKNQALSVLTPITKASEMTACAEDLGVSLSCMPEVLSRLNILSLKVIRWTRRWNWDGQPYIPFEEYPEQSVATTSVHDSSTIRQWWNDEKNSVQAFVNAAKCPEPPSVRSVFTPGIAEFALKTAALCNSRWLINPLQDFLYLDHKYYLENTQDERINVPGSVNEFNWTYRIPCTIEELKQNQALLNKINEIVKIHDNEKNGGNQ; encoded by the coding sequence ATGAAGAAAAAGACTGGTGTTGTTGTTCCACTTGCAGCCCTTTTTACAAAGGAATGCCCAGCTGCAGGTGATTTTTTGGCGCTTAAGCAGCTCGCAGATTTTTGTGTTCTGTCAGGACTAAGCGTAATTCAGATTCTTCCCGTAAACGACACGGGAACACATTCTTCACCGTACAGCGGACTTTCGGCATTTGCCCTTCACCCGCTTTACATAAGGCTCGAAGCCCTTCCCGAATTTGAAGCTGCATTCAAAAACGACAGAACCTTTGCCGCAGCATACAGAAAATTCCAGAAAGAATTCAAATATTCACCCCGTTTTGACTACAACGCAGTTTCTTCTGCAAAAATCAATATTCTTCACCTTCTGTACAACTTCATAGAAAAAAAGATTTCTTCCGCGTCAAAGATAAGCGAATACGAAACAGTCCGGCTTCAGACAGAAGATTTTGCAAAAAAAAATCCGTGGGTTGTTGCATACGCCGTGTTCAAAAATCTCAAAGACTCTGCAATGCAGGCTTCATGGAAATCATGGGAAGATTCCCTTGCACACATGACAGAAGAACAGATAAACCTGCGCTGGAACAACCGTGTTCTAAAGTCAAGCCACAACTTTTTTGTATGGTGCCAGATGAGAGCTGCACAACAGTTTTCAGAAGCGGCAGAATACCTGCGCGAAAAGGGAATTACCCTTAAAGGAGACATTCCCATTCTTATGAACGAAGACAGTGCCGACTGCTGGTCCTGTCCGCAATACTTTAACCAGGAACTAAGGGCCGGTTCCCCTCCAGACGGCGACAATCCAATGGGACAGAACTGGGGATTTCCAAGCTACAACTGGGATAATATCGCAAAAGACAATTATTCCTGGTGGACACAGCGCATAAAGACAGCTGCACAGTATTATGATGCATTCAGAATAGACCACATTCTGGGCTTTTTCAGAATATGGGTAACAAGTGAAAAAAACACTACTGCATATCTGGGACATACTTCCCCGTGCGCAACCGTTTCAAGACAGACACTTAATTCGCTTGGCTTTGATGACGCGCGCATAAGATGGCTTTCCCAGCCGCACATTCCTACAGGGCTCATTCAGGACATTACCTGGAATTATGACGAAGCCGTAAGTTTTCTTTCAAAACTTTGCGACAGACTCGGGAACGAAGAGCTATGGCTGTTCAAAAAAGAAATTGACGGTGACAAAAAAATATACGGAACCGAATTCTGTTCCGACAATGCAAAAAATTCGTCGGTAAAAAAAGTTCTTGGCCGTAAATGGAACGATCGTGCGCTTATTCAGCTTAAGGAAAATGAATTTGTTCCGGTTTACACATACGAAAATTCAACGGCCTGGCTCTCCCTTTCTGATGATGAAAAAAACAGGCTGCACTCACTTTTTGCAGACCTTCAGAAAAACGAAGATGAACTTTGGAAAAACCAGGCACTTTCTGTCCTGACCCCCATTACAAAAGCTTCAGAAATGACAGCCTGCGCAGAAGATCTTGGTGTAAGCCTTTCATGCATGCCCGAAGTTCTTTCCCGGCTAAACATTCTTTCGCTTAAAGTAATAAGATGGACACGCAGATGGAATTGGGACGGACAACCTTATATTCCGTTTGAAGAATACCCCGAACAGAGCGTGGCTACAACATCAGTCCATGACAGTTCTACAATACGCCAGTGGTGGAATGATGAAAAAAATTCAGTACAGGCTTTTGTAAATGCAGCAAAATGCCCGGAGCCGCCGTCTGTACGTTCAGTCTTTACCCCTGGAATTGCGGAATTTGCGCTCAAAACGGCTGCCCTTTGCAACAGCCGCTGGTTAATCAATCCGCTGCAGGACTTTCTGTATCTTGACCACAAATATTATCTCGAAAATACACAGGACGAGCGCATAAATGTTCCAGGTTCGGTAAACGAATTCAACTGGACATACAGAATTCCTTGTACAATAGAAGAACTTAAACAGAATCAGGCTCTTCTCAATAAAATCAATGAAATTGTAAAAATACATGATAATGAAAAAAACGGAGGAAACCAATGA
- a CDS encoding radical SAM protein, with protein MTEEPGLFYSRCEQCPRKCGSARSKGKTGFCGETRELKIAVACLHFGEEPLITVHGGSGTIFFTGCTLRCAFCQNYQISQHGMGKAVSKDDFVSICLKLQDKGAENINLVTGSHHIPLIADFIEAAKVSGLKIPVAWNSSSYESVESLELLKGLVDIWLPDLKTLNPMMSSELFKASDYPQVAKRAVRWMIENSALNIIEENKNGVSKEKMLSGVIIRHLFLPGREGDTKLTLDWLKTHADGRACISLMSQYTPVPFSEDEGSLCERNKSLLSFQNRLVNKEEDSHLRKMIDEYGFEYLFYQDLSDDTSWLPDFNRTQPFSNALATPVWHWKNGFLA; from the coding sequence ATGACCGAAGAACCCGGCCTTTTTTACAGCCGCTGCGAACAGTGCCCCAGAAAATGCGGATCTGCACGTTCTAAAGGCAAAACAGGTTTCTGCGGTGAAACCCGGGAACTCAAAATTGCTGTTGCCTGCCTGCACTTTGGCGAAGAACCCCTTATTACCGTTCACGGCGGCAGCGGAACAATATTTTTTACAGGCTGTACACTAAGATGCGCTTTCTGCCAAAATTACCAGATAAGCCAGCACGGAATGGGAAAGGCTGTAAGCAAAGACGACTTTGTTTCAATATGCCTTAAACTCCAGGACAAGGGCGCAGAAAACATAAACCTTGTTACAGGAAGCCATCATATTCCGCTTATAGCCGATTTTATAGAGGCGGCAAAAGTTTCGGGACTTAAAATTCCTGTTGCATGGAATTCAAGTTCATACGAGTCGGTTGAATCGCTGGAACTTCTCAAAGGGCTTGTTGATATATGGCTGCCGGACCTTAAGACTCTTAACCCGATGATGAGCAGCGAACTTTTCAAAGCCTCGGACTATCCGCAGGTTGCAAAGCGCGCTGTACGGTGGATGATAGAAAATTCAGCCCTTAACATAATAGAAGAAAATAAAAACGGTGTCTCAAAGGAAAAAATGCTTTCGGGCGTAATCATACGACATCTTTTTCTTCCGGGAAGAGAGGGCGACACAAAACTTACGCTTGACTGGCTCAAGACCCACGCTGACGGACGCGCCTGCATTTCACTTATGTCGCAGTATACGCCTGTTCCTTTTTCAGAAGATGAAGGCAGCCTCTGTGAGCGGAACAAATCGCTTCTTTCGTTTCAAAACAGGCTTGTCAACAAAGAAGAAGACAGTCATTTAAGAAAAATGATTGACGAATACGGATTCGAATATCTTTTCTATCAGGATTTAAGTGACGACACAAGCTGGCTGCCTGACTTTAACCGTACCCAGCCGTTCAGCAATGCGCTTGCCACCCCTGTCTGGCACTGGAAGAACGGATTTCTAGCCTAA
- a CDS encoding PTS sugar transporter subunit IIA, which produces MDLRTVLTPDTVDLHLKGSTKEEIIDELLEILVKAGKVTDKSAAKECVLDRERKMSTGMKHGIAIPHGKTDTVSDLVACIGISDKPVDFDSLDQEPCRIFIMTLSPVNKTGPHLQFLAEVSLLFKSADKRAQILNTQDKAEVIKILTE; this is translated from the coding sequence ATGGACTTAAGAACAGTATTAACACCTGACACAGTAGATCTTCATCTTAAAGGATCTACAAAAGAAGAGATTATTGACGAACTCCTCGAAATCCTTGTAAAGGCTGGAAAGGTAACAGATAAATCTGCTGCAAAGGAATGTGTGCTTGACCGTGAGCGCAAAATGTCTACCGGAATGAAGCACGGAATTGCAATTCCGCACGGAAAGACAGACACAGTATCTGATTTGGTTGCATGTATCGGTATTTCTGACAAGCCTGTTGATTTTGACAGTCTGGATCAGGAACCCTGCCGTATATTTATTATGACACTTTCTCCGGTAAACAAAACTGGACCCCATCTTCAGTTCCTTGCTGAAGTGAGCCTTTTGTTCAAGTCCGCCGACAAGCGTGCACAGATTTTGAACACTCAGGACAAAGCAGAAGTCATTAAGATTTTGACAGAATAG
- a CDS encoding ATP-dependent 6-phosphofructokinase produces MSTMKYDFTVENLGECKVKSPIELSLDHGTFRAAYVKDSSFVRRQVNVFKDNDDAEDAKANNLEKAGPREYIYFNPAHVTAGICTCGGLCPGLNDVIRAVVRCLWNRYGVRRIRGIQFGYKGFFTEQGYETIDLNPDNVDTIHKIGGSFLGTSRGGGDRVNDIVDSIERLGINMMFIIGGDGTQRGALDIANEIDKRGLKISVVGIPKTVDNDLEFIDRSFGFETAVQKATQAVNSIHMEAHSQINGIGLVKLMGRESGFIATATALASHETNFCLIPEVPFDMDGPNGLLAHLEQRLIKRHHAVIVVAEGAGQELLTSTNQTDASGNKKLADIGIYLRDRITEYFASKKIHINLKYIDPGYEVRAAVTTANDSIYCERLGNNAVHAAMAGKTKIVIGLVHDKYVHIPISMATLKRNIVDPESSLWRDCLDATLQPVYMVNNINTVTDKLRKNADEAEAKALARLEKVTQMLKK; encoded by the coding sequence ATGAGCACCATGAAATATGACTTCACAGTAGAAAATCTTGGGGAATGCAAGGTAAAATCACCTATTGAACTTTCCCTCGACCATGGTACATTCCGTGCAGCTTACGTAAAGGACAGTTCCTTTGTGCGCAGACAGGTAAATGTTTTCAAAGATAATGATGATGCAGAAGACGCAAAGGCCAACAATCTTGAAAAAGCCGGTCCTCGTGAGTACATTTACTTTAATCCTGCCCATGTCACAGCCGGAATCTGCACCTGCGGCGGTTTGTGCCCGGGACTCAATGATGTAATCAGAGCCGTAGTACGCTGCCTGTGGAACCGTTACGGTGTGCGCAGAATACGCGGAATCCAGTTCGGATACAAAGGTTTCTTTACCGAACAGGGCTATGAAACAATAGACCTTAACCCCGACAATGTAGATACGATACACAAAATCGGCGGTTCCTTCCTTGGAACATCAAGAGGCGGCGGAGACCGTGTAAATGACATTGTTGACTCAATAGAGCGCCTTGGAATAAACATGATGTTCATCATCGGCGGTGACGGAACCCAGCGCGGTGCACTCGACATTGCAAACGAGATAGACAAGCGCGGGCTCAAAATTTCCGTAGTCGGAATTCCAAAGACTGTTGACAATGACCTTGAATTCATTGACCGTTCATTCGGTTTTGAAACAGCTGTACAAAAGGCAACACAGGCTGTTAATTCAATCCACATGGAAGCACATTCCCAGATAAACGGAATCGGTCTTGTAAAGCTCATGGGACGCGAGTCAGGCTTTATCGCAACTGCAACAGCCCTTGCCAGCCACGAAACAAACTTCTGTCTTATTCCTGAAGTACCGTTCGATATGGACGGACCGAATGGTCTTCTTGCACACCTTGAACAGCGCCTTATAAAGCGCCATCATGCAGTAATTGTTGTAGCAGAAGGTGCAGGACAGGAACTTCTTACTTCTACAAACCAGACCGATGCTTCAGGAAACAAAAAGCTTGCAGACATCGGAATTTATCTTCGCGACAGAATCACTGAATATTTCGCTTCAAAGAAGATTCACATCAACCTCAAGTATATTGATCCTGGATACGAAGTACGCGCTGCTGTTACTACAGCCAATGATTCAATTTACTGCGAACGTCTTGGAAACAACGCCGTACATGCAGCAATGGCTGGAAAGACAAAGATTGTTATTGGCCTTGTTCATGACAAGTACGTACACATTCCAATCTCAATGGCAACCCTCAAGCGCAATATTGTAGACCCCGAAAGTTCTCTCTGGCGCGACTGTCTTGATGCAACACTGCAGCCTGTCTATATGGTAAACAATATCAATACAGTAACAGACAAGCTCCGTAAGAATGCAGACGAAGCAGAAGCAAAAGCTCTTGCAAGACTTGAAAAAGTAACACAGATGCTCAAAAAATAA
- a CDS encoding LemA family protein, with translation MNKFRTLLAAVVVSLTAAFMFTGCGYNGLVEQREAVDAQWANVENQYQKRNDLVPNLVATVKGYASHEEGVFTSIAESRSKLGGTVALDSSITEDPERMAQFQSAQNQLGASLSRLLSLTEAYPELKANENFKDLQSQLEGIENRISTERKRYNDSVRSYNTAISKFPGMITAKMFGFKSKAYFKADESASKAPVVSF, from the coding sequence ATGAATAAATTCAGAACTTTACTTGCCGCGGTGGTTGTTTCGCTGACTGCCGCTTTTATGTTTACCGGATGCGGATACAACGGACTCGTTGAGCAGCGTGAGGCTGTTGATGCGCAGTGGGCCAATGTAGAAAACCAGTACCAGAAGAGAAACGATCTTGTTCCGAATTTGGTTGCAACTGTAAAAGGATATGCTTCCCATGAAGAGGGCGTATTTACTTCCATTGCAGAATCAAGAAGCAAACTCGGCGGAACTGTTGCACTGGACAGTTCTATAACAGAGGATCCTGAACGCATGGCTCAGTTCCAGAGTGCACAGAATCAGCTTGGGGCAAGCCTTTCAAGACTTCTTTCTTTGACTGAAGCCTACCCCGAACTCAAGGCAAATGAAAACTTCAAGGATCTGCAGAGTCAGCTTGAAGGAATTGAAAACCGTATTTCTACGGAACGCAAACGCTACAATGACAGTGTGCGCTCTTACAATACGGCAATTTCGAAATTCCCCGGAATGATTACTGCAAAAATGTTCGGATTCAAGTCAAAGGCTTATTTCAAGGCCGATGAAAGTGCTTCAAAGGCACCGGTTGTTTCTTTCTGA
- a CDS encoding TPM domain-containing protein, which produces MRSGNVVKKLGLSGQDFEEIKAAVREAESRTSGEIALAVASESSSYAFWELIASILTAGVMFLCLLPASSQIYEWMSGLFWGVKPWYLLVFYAVACGIVVFALYFLYNIPALDSLVIPSAAKNKAVTDRAFRYFSESGVYCTENHSGILIFVSYLERQVRIIADKGISVKISQDLWNLVADELTDCIAGGRVKDGFLGAVKKCGELLADNFPAQNENPDELSDGLVILEDEKWV; this is translated from the coding sequence ATGAGAAGCGGAAACGTTGTTAAAAAACTGGGACTTTCCGGACAGGATTTTGAAGAAATAAAGGCTGCCGTCAGGGAAGCAGAGTCTCGTACTTCGGGCGAAATTGCGCTTGCCGTTGCTTCGGAAAGTTCGTCCTATGCATTCTGGGAACTGATTGCTTCAATTCTTACGGCCGGAGTTATGTTTTTGTGTCTTCTTCCTGCATCTTCGCAGATTTATGAGTGGATGTCCGGTCTTTTCTGGGGTGTAAAGCCGTGGTATCTTCTTGTATTTTATGCAGTGGCCTGCGGTATTGTCGTTTTTGCACTTTATTTCCTATATAATATTCCTGCTTTGGACTCGCTTGTGATTCCGTCTGCGGCAAAAAACAAGGCTGTTACAGACAGAGCCTTCAGGTATTTTTCTGAAAGCGGTGTCTACTGTACAGAGAACCATTCGGGAATACTGATTTTTGTTTCTTATCTTGAAAGGCAGGTCAGAATAATTGCAGACAAGGGAATAAGTGTAAAGATTTCGCAGGATTTGTGGAATCTTGTGGCCGATGAACTTACCGACTGTATTGCCGGCGGCCGTGTAAAAGACGGATTTCTTGGTGCGGTAAAAAAATGCGGGGAACTTCTTGCAGACAATTTTCCGGCTCAAAATGAAAATCCCGATGAACTTTCTGACGGACTTGTAATTCTGGAGGACGAAAAATGGGTATAA
- a CDS encoding TPM domain-containing protein, translated as MGIIAPERKAAKSSNTPGFVIMLLFVVGIPLLAIHGVMSSSKKDVSEKRAAVEKTVPAVSYSYEDTAAAFETQNFSRSYLKDKNGLYELTGPVVDAANLLSDSEYNSLSTFLSKLSRDTGVQIAVLTVPDMGGSDIESFSMEHAEKWKLGQKGKDNGALLTVAMDEHAVRIETGYGTEASLTDAKSSRLIRNVVVPAFKKGNYSEGIIECARSMAGIITSDPELVSAAVSKDSSSDEHSEMPVPVLLFMIVFFGIYISLFVYAVTRSKRRRRGHFTVIPPFVPPVFRSGNRGGFSGGFSGGHGGFSGGGGGFGGGGSSGSW; from the coding sequence ATGGGTATAATTGCACCTGAACGCAAAGCTGCAAAAAGTTCAAATACACCGGGCTTCGTCATAATGTTGCTCTTCGTTGTCGGAATTCCGCTTCTGGCAATTCACGGGGTAATGTCTTCTTCAAAGAAAGATGTTTCAGAAAAGAGAGCTGCGGTTGAAAAAACTGTTCCTGCGGTTTCGTACAGCTATGAAGATACGGCGGCTGCGTTTGAGACACAGAATTTTTCGCGCAGTTATTTAAAGGACAAAAACGGGCTTTACGAACTTACCGGTCCTGTTGTGGATGCGGCAAACCTTTTGTCTGACTCTGAGTACAACAGTTTGAGCACTTTTCTTTCAAAGTTAAGCCGCGATACGGGCGTTCAGATTGCTGTTCTTACCGTTCCCGATATGGGCGGAAGTGACATTGAGTCTTTCAGTATGGAGCATGCAGAAAAATGGAAACTCGGACAGAAAGGAAAGGATAACGGTGCTCTTCTGACTGTTGCCATGGATGAACATGCTGTGCGTATAGAAACCGGCTACGGAACCGAAGCGTCTCTTACCGATGCAAAAAGTTCGCGGCTTATAAGAAACGTGGTTGTTCCGGCTTTCAAAAAAGGAAACTATTCTGAGGGAATAATTGAATGTGCACGGAGCATGGCTGGAATAATTACTTCTGACCCCGAACTTGTTTCTGCGGCTGTTTCAAAAGATTCGTCTTCAGATGAACATTCTGAAATGCCTGTTCCTGTTCTTTTGTTTATGATTGTGTTCTTTGGAATTTATATTTCGCTTTTTGTTTATGCAGTTACGCGTTCAAAAAGAAGAAGACGCGGTCATTTTACTGTTATCCCACCTTTTGTGCCCCCTGTATTCAGGTCGGGAAACCGTGGCGGTTTTAGCGGCGGATTCAGTGGCGGTCACGGAGGATTTTCCGGTGGTGGCGGTGGATTCGGCGGCGGCGGTTCGAGCGGAAGCTGGTAG